The Neurospora crassa OR74A linkage group IV, whole genome shotgun sequence genome has a segment encoding these proteins:
- the rbg-40 gene encoding serine/threonine-protein kinase RIO2 gives MFLDTRVLRHLTAEDWRVLTAVEMGSKNHELVPTPLIERIARLKGGASGVHKSIATLAKSGLIGRMKEAKYDGYRLTYGGLDYLALHTHSSKDVVYSVGSRVGVGKESDIMIVADKTGKQKILKIHRLGRISFRTVKSNRDYLRNRQGGSWMYLSRLAAMKEYAFMQALQEEGFPVPEPISQSRHTIVMSLVESLPLRQVSSVPDPASLYAELIDLILRLAKHGLIHGDFNEFNILIKEERTTKYTIEDGEEKETETVTLVPVIIDFPQMVSMDHVNAEMYFDRDVECIKRFFKKRFHFVPTQPGPFFKDAKKTVGKDGAKRLDATVEASGFTKKMLKELEKAIQEQQAKIDAGEAVEEEELDEDEDEDEEDDSGSDTDDEEDEEDQQEEEEHAVFEIPANVGRPLSDAEKGLEKLSLGGKGGKRRA, from the coding sequence ATGTTTTTGGACACCAGAGTTTTACGCCATCTCACGGCAGAAGACTGGAGAGTCTTGACTGCCGTTGAGATGGGCAGCAAGAACCACGAGCTCGTCCCGACCCCTCTGATCGAGAGAATTGCCCGTCTCAAGGGCGGTGCCAGTGGTGTTCACAAGAGCATAGCGACCCTTGCCAAGTCTGGCCTCATCGGACGCATGAAGGAGGCCAAGTACGACGGCTACCGACTGACCTACGGCGGTCTTGACTATCTGGCCCTACACACCCACTCCTCGAAAGATGTCGTCTACAGCGTTGGCAGTCGTGTGGGTGTTGGCAAGGAATCCGACATCATGATCGTAGCCGACAAGACCGGCAAGCAGAAGATTCTCAAGATCCATCGCCTAGGCCGCATTTCCTTCCGTACCGTCAAGTCCAACCGCGACTACTTGCGCAACCGGCAAGGCGGCTCATGGATGTATCTCTCGCGGCTTGCGGCCATGAAGGAATATGCCTTCATGCAGGctctccaagaagaaggctttCCCGTTCCCGAACCGATTTCCCAGTCCCGACACACTATCGTCATGAGCCTGGTCGAGTCCCTACCACTTAGACAGGTCTCCTCGGTTCCAGACCCCGCGAGCCTCTACGCTGAGCTTATCGACCTCATCCTTCGATTGGCCAAGCACGGGCTCATCCATGGTGATTTCAACGAGTTCAACATTTTGATCAAAGAGGAGCGGACCACCAAGTACACGATCGAGGacggcgaggagaaggagacggagacggtAACCCTTGTCCCAGTCATTATCGACTTCCCACAAATGGTGTCTATGGACCACGTAAACGCCGAGATGTACTTTGACCGCGATGTCGAATGCATCAAGAGGTTCTTCAAGAAGCGCTTCCACTTTGTGCCCACACAACCCGGTCCTTTCTTCAAGGATGCTAAGAAGACGGTTGGCAAGGATGGAGCTAAGCGGTTGGACGCCACTGTGGAGGCTTCAGGATTTACCAAGAAGATGCTCAAGGAACTGGAGAAGGCTATTCAGGAACAACAGGCGAAGATTGATGCGGGTGAGGctgtggaggaagaagaactcgacgaggacgaggacgaggatgaggaggatgatagTGGAAGCGATAcagatgatgaggaagatgaggaagatcaacaagaggaagaggaacacGCCGTGTTCGAGATTCCGGCAAATGTTGGAAGGCCTTTGTCAGATGCAGAGAAGGGGCTGGAAAAGTTATCACTTGGCGGCAAGGGCGGCAAGCGAAGGGCTTGA
- a CDS encoding MATE efflux family protein, translated as MSSYQAIPPKKRSGAGLDFASSFRSASPLAQEVLARDLAEFSDDAVDEVDNEALSVSDNEDETSGPTLYRRPSGVAFGAIRPALAGPGGLEEAPILTRAERTRSRDEERSLLRDNHILPPKHDRPPQKPTLFRALYTRIFSTKVPRRISDEEVAASPIQIVIAPPTPTVTETEPLLGERSLRHRGAIGHGDEPSSHDHDHEHEHLNEQWEAAVAAGQIKTTWQREAKTIAVYSRSLIVTFLLQYSLNVTSIFAVGRLGTLELGAVSLATMTASITCYAPIQGLATSLDTLCAQAYGSGHKTLVGLQLQRMVYFLLLLLIPVAAIWLNAESILAAMIEKDSAKLAAQYLRVILLGTPAYAMFESGKRFVQAQGLFHATTYVLLIAAPANVLLNWLFVWKLGWGFIGAPLAVAVTQNMLPLLLLLYVWKVDGRQAWGGFRKAALKNWGPMVQLALPGMVMVVAEWFAFEILTLASGRIGVAHLAAQSVLVTVTSTTFQIPFPLSIAGSTRVANLIGAKLVDAAKTSAKVTIVGGVIVGLFNVTLLSVFRNQIALLFTQDPEVIELVAQTLPVCAIMQLFDGMAAVSHGLLRGIGRQEIGGYVNLIAYYVVALPLSFGLGFSLGWGLVGLWMGVTFGLLLVSLVEYWFIWYSDWELAAREAENRNASG; from the exons ATGTCTTCCTACCAAGCCATCCCTCCCAAGAAAAGGTCGGGTGCGGGCCTTGACTTTGCGTCTTCTTTCCGTTCTGCATCGCCGCTGGCCCAAGAGGTGTTGGCCCGAGACTTGGCTGAATTCTCGGATGATGCGGTTGACGAAGTCGACAATGAAGCTCTATCCGTAAGCGACAACGAGGACGAGACATCGGGTCCTACGCTTTACAGACGACCTAGCGGTGTCGCCTTTGGGGCGATTAGACCTGCCCTAGCTGGGCCCGGAGGACTAGAAGAAGCGCCAATTCTCACCAGAGCCGAAAGGACGCGAAGTCGTGACGAGGAGCGATCTCTCCTCAGAGACAACCACATCCTTCCTCCGAAGCATGACCGTCCACCGCAAAAGCCGACACTGTTCAGGGCTTTATATACCCGAATCTTCAGTACCAAAGTCCCGCGAAGGATATCGGATGAAGAAGTGGCCGCCAGTCCTATCCAGATTGTCATTGCCCCTCCCACACCAACAGTGACCGAGACTGAGCCATTGCTTGGTGAAAGAAGTCTCCGACACCGCGGCGCCATTGGTCACGGCGATGAACCCTCATCTCACGATCACGACCATGAACACGAGCACCTCAACGAGCAATGGGAAGCCGCCGTCGCGGCCGGTCAGATCAAGACCACGTGGCAGCGCGAAGCCAAGACCATTGCTGTTTATTCACGCTCTCTCATCGTCACTTTCCTGCTCCAATACTCCCTCAACGTCACCTCCATCTTCGCCGTCGGCCGCCTAGGCACCCTCGAGCTCGGTGCCGTCTCCCTTGCCACGATGACTGCTAGCATCACCTGCTATGCGCCCATCCAAGGGCTCGCCACCTCTCTCGACACGCTATGTGCCCAAGCCTACGGAAGCGGCCATAAGACGCTCGTAGGGCTGCAGCTCCAACGCATGGTATATTTCCTGCTCCTTCTGCTCATTCCCGTTGCGGCAATCTGGCTCAACGCCGAGTCGATCCTGGCCGCCATGATCGAGAAGGACAGCGCCAAGCTGGCGGCCCAGTATCTCAGAGTCATTCTCCTCGGCACCCCTGCCTATGCCATGTTCGAGAGCGGGAAGCGGTTCGTGCAAGCCCAAGGCCTGTTCCACGCTACCACCTACGTGCTTTTGATCGCGGCGCCGGCCAATGTGCTATTGAACTGGCTCTTTGTGTGGAAGCTCGGGTGGGGTTTCATCGGCGCTCCGCTGGCGGTCGCGGTAACCCAGAACATGCTGCCCCTGCTTTTGTTGCTGTATGTCTGGAAGGTTGACGGGAGGCAGGCATGGGGAGGCTTCAGGAAGGCGGCGCTGAAGAACTGGGGCCCCATGGTTCAGCTCGCGCTGCCGGGAATGGTGATGGTCGTGGCGGAGTGGTTCGCGTTTGAAATTCTGACGCTAGCGAGCGGGAGGATTGGTGTCGCTCACCTGGCGGCGCAGAGTGTTCTTGTTACTGTCACGTCCACAACATTTCAAATCCCCTTTCCGTTGTCGATTGCTGGCTCGACCAGAGTTGCTAACCTGATCGGGGCTAAGTTGGTGGATGCTGCGAAGACGTCAGCTAAGGTG ACTATTGTCGGCGGTGTCATCGTCGGTCTCTTCAACGTGACACTACTGTCCGTCTTCCGGAACCAGATCGCTCTGTTGTTCACCCAAGACCCCGAGGTGATCGAGCTGGTGGCCCAGACACTTCCCGTGTGTGCCATTATGCAGTTGTTTGATGGCATGGCAGCGGTGTCGCATGGTCTGTTGCGGGGAATCGGTCGCCAGGAAATCGGCGGCTATGTGAACCTCATCGCGTACTATGTGGTTGCCTTGCCCTTGTCGTTCGGCTTGGGTTTTAGCTTGGGATGGGGTCTCGTGGGCTTGTGGATGGGAGTTACGTTTGGACTGTTACT GGTGTCTTTGGTTGAGTATTGGTTCATCTGGTACTCCGATTGGGAATTGGCTGCCAGGGAGGCAGAAAACAGAAATGCCTCTGGTTAG
- a CDS encoding isopentenyl-diphosphate delta-isomerase — protein MSTATTTNVAEPITAETILRLFPDIDTRSDALEGHDEEQIRLMDEVCIVTDQNDLPIGTASKKLCHLMTNIDKGLLHRAFSVFLFNDKNELLLQQRATEKITFPDMWTNTCCSHPLNLANETGSTLPDAIAGVKNAARRKLDHELGIKQEQVPFEDFRFLTRIHYKAPSDGKWGEHEIDYILFIKANPEVNANLNEVQATQWVSAEKLKEMFKDPSLKFTPWFKLICESMLFEWWASLDNGLEKYTDEQEIRRML, from the exons ATGTCGACCGCTACCACAACCAACGTTGCCGAACCCATCACGGCCGAGACGATCCTTCGCCTCTTTCCCGACATCGACACGAGGAGCGACGCGCTCGAGGGTCACGATGAGGAACAGATCCGCTTGATGGACGAGGTCTGCATTGTCACCGACCAGAACGACCTTCCCATTGGTACTGCCAGCAAGAAGCTCT GCCATCTTATGACCAACATCGATAAGGGTCTTCTTCACAGAGCCTTCTctgtcttcctcttcaatgACAAGAACGAGCTTCTCCTCCAGCAGCGCGCCACCGAAAAGATCACCTTCCCCGACATGTGGACCAACACCTGCTGCTCGCATCCTCTGAACCTTGCCAACGAGACTGGATCGACCCTTCCCGATGCTATCGCTGGTGTCAAGAACGCTGCCAGGAGGAAATTGGACCATGAGCTGGGCATCAAGCAGGAGCAGGTCCCCTTTGAAGATTTCCGTTTCCTTACCCGTATCCACTACAAGGCTCCTAGCGACGGAAAGTGGGGTGAGCACGAGA TTGATTACATTCTGTTCATCAAGGCCAACCCCGAGGTCAACGCCAACCTAAACGAAGTCCAGGCCACACAGTGGGTTTCtgccgagaagctcaaggagaTGTTCAAGGACCCCTCCCTCAAGTTTACCCCCTGGTTCAAGCTCATCTGCGAGTCTATGCTCTTTGAGTGGTGGGCTTCCCTTGACAACGGGCTTGAAAAGTATACCGACGAGCAGGAGATTCGCCGTATGCTATGA
- the rpa-2 gene encoding replication protein A-2 gives MAGYGGYGGGDGGGFMSGSQQGGSQAGGSKYADESLRPVTIKQLLDWEETFPGAELAIDGHPVTQVTIVGQVRSVKPQPTNITYRIDDGTGAIDVKKWVDSEAQGGEDGGSGAGTIAPDAFVRVWGRLKSLGGKKHVSANFIRQIEDFNEVNYHLLEATYVHLFFTKGAPGSGGGAKQEGGGGDNMFVDQGYGAGGGDVAMGGAGPGGGNSAMQARLATCSRNAQIMCNFINNSPGGTEGVNLHVIAQGTRMSVRDITNAADELLGQGIIYTTQDDETWAILDY, from the exons ATGG CGGGCTACGGCGGATATGGTGGTGGCGATGGCGGTGGCTTCATGTCCGGATCCCAACAAGGTGGTAGTCAAGCCGGTGGCTCCAAG TACGCCGACGAGTCCCTCCGCCCCGTAACCATAAAACAGCTTCTCGATTGGGAAGAGACCTTCCCCGGCGCCGAGCTTGCCATCGACGGCCACCCAGTAACCCAAGTGACCATTGTGGGCCAAGTGCGCTCGGTCAAGCCGCAACCGACTAACATCACGTACCGGATTGATGACGGCACGGGAGCCATCGACGTCAAGAAGTGGGTCGATTCGGAAGCGCAAGGCGGCGAGGACGGTGGCAGCGGTGCCGGCACGATCGCGCCCGACGCCTTCGTGCGCGTGTGGGGCCGTCTCAAGTCTCTCGGCGGCAAGAAACACGTAAGCGCCAACTTCATACGCCAGATTGAGGATTTCAACGAGGTCAACTACCACCTGCTTGAGGCGACGTATGTGCATCTGTTCTTTACCAAGGGAGCTcctggtagtggtggtggtgccaaaCAAGAAGGTGGCGGAGGGGACAACATGTTTGTGGATCAGGGATACGGAGCAGGAGGCGGCGATGTTGCTATGGGCGGCGCTGGCCCCGGTGGAGGAAACAGTGCGATGCAGGCGAGATTGGCGACGTGCTCAAGGAACGCGCAGATCATGTGCAATTTCATCAATAACTCGCCTGGCGGGACGGAGGGTGTCAATTTGCATGTGATTGCGCAGGGCACAAGAATGTCGGTTAGAGATATCACAAATGCGGCGGATGAGTTGCTGGGGCAGGGTATTATTTACACTACGCAGGATGATGAGACGTGGGCCATTCTGGATTATTAG
- the rpn-1 gene encoding 26S proteasome regulatory subunit rpn1 — MAQESDLSKTADKGKGKAVDDEKKHQDVDGKTPANGKKEEEQNASEELSEEDQQLKSELEMLVERLTESDATLYKPALEAMKNSIKTSTSSMTAVPKPLKFLRPHYETMTKLYDEWPAGDDKSSLADVLSVIGMTYSDEDRQDTLKYRLLSPTQDIGSWGHEYVRHLALEIGEVYAKRIANDEPTQELVDLALVLVPLFLKSNAEADAVDLMSELEIIEELPKFLDENTYSRVCLYMVSMVNLLTYPDNETFLRVAHSIYKKYNQHTQAMVLAIRLNDLGLIEKDFEAADEDPALRKQLAFLIARQGIPLEFERSNDDDEKIYECLSNQKLSEYFKSLGKELNILEPKTTEDIYKSHLESSRVAGMTNFDSARHNLAAGFVNAFVNAGFGSDKMMLVGKDKDSWVWKTKDEGMMSTVASLGTLLLWDVENGLDHVDKYTYLEEEQIQAGAYLAIGIMNTNVRTDSEPAMALLADPDKLAHKNPLIRVATIMGLGLAYAGSCKEELLSFLVNIISDPEESMQVSAMAALACGMIFVGSSNSEVSEAIVTTLLDEESGSRLNDKWSRFLALGLGLLYFGRQEQVDVILETLKAVEHPMAKPTAVLAEICAWAGTGAVLKIQELLHICNEHIEDGEEKKGEELLQAYAVLGIGLIAMGEDVGQEMVLRHFGHLMHYGEANIRRAVPLAMGLISPSNPQMKVYDTLSRYSHDNDNEVAINAIFAMGLLGAGTNNARLAQLLRQLASYYHRDQESLFMVRIAQGLLHMGKGTLSVSPFHTDRQVLSNVATAGLLAVLVAMIDAKQFITSKSHYLLYWIVTAMHPRMLVTLDEDLKPLTVNVRVGQAVDVVGQAGRPKTITGWQTQSTPVLLGYGERAELEDDQYISLSSTLEGLVILRKNPDWEGEK, encoded by the exons ATGGCGCAAGAAAGCGACCTGTCCAAGACGGCCGATAAGGGCAAGGGAAAGGCCGTCgatgacgagaagaagcacCAAGATGTCGATGGAAAGACCCCCGCAAAcggaaagaaggaggaggaacagaaTG CTTCCGAGGAACTCAGTGAAGAGGATCAGCAGCTCAAGAGCGAGCTTGAGATGCTCGTTGAGCGGCTAACG GAATCCGATGCGACCCTCTACAAGCCGGCCCTCGAGGCCATGAAGAACTCTATCAAgacatccacatcctccaTGACGGCGGTACCGAAGCCGCTCAAGTTCCTGCGCCCGCATTATGAAACCATGACGAAACTCTACGACGAGTGGCCCGCTGGCGATGATAAGTCATCTCTCGCAGATGTTCTATCGGTGATCGGTATGACATACTCGGACGAGGACCGCCAGGATACTCTGAAATACAGACTTCTTTCCCCAACACAGGACATTGGCTCGTGGGGTCATGAGTACGTTCGCCATCTCGCCCTCGAGATTGGCGAGGTCTACGCCAAGCGCATAGCCAATGATGAGCCGACTCAAGAGCTGGTCGATCTTGCCCTGGTTCTGGTGCCGCTCTTCCTCAAGAGCAACGCTGAAGCCGATGCCGTCGATCTGATGAGTGAGCTCGAGATCATCGAGGAGCTTCCCAAGTTTCTCGACGAGAACACCTATTCGAGAGTCTGCCTGTACATGGTCTCCATGGTCAACCTCCTAACCTATCCTGACAACGAGACGTTCCTTCGCGTGGCGCACAGCATCTACAAGAAATACAACCAGCACACCCAAGCCATGGTGCTTGCGATTAGACTCAACGATCTTGGACTCATCGAGAAAGATTTCGAGGCGGCGGACGAGGATCCTGCGCTTCGCAAGCAGCTCGCTTTCCTTATCGCGCGCCAGGGCATTCCATTGGAGTTTGAAAGGAGcaatgatgacgacgaaaaGATCTACGAGTGCCTTTCCAACCAGAAGCTGTCGGAGTATTTCAAGTCGCTCGGGAAGGAACTCAACATCTTGGAGCCAAAAACGACTGAGGATATTTACAAGAGCCACCTCGAAAGCAGCCGTGTTGCTGGTATGACCAACTTTGATTCTGCCCGACACAATCTTGCCGCCGGCTTCGTCAACGCTTTTGTCAATGCCGGCTTTGGGAGTGACAAGATGATGCTCGTTGGTAAAGACAAGGACAGCTGGGTGTGGAAGACCAAGGATGAGGGTATGATGTCTACAGTGGCGTCGCTGGGAACCCTGCTCCTTTGGGACGTCGAGAACGGTCTTGACCACGTCGACAAGTATACTTAtctcgaggaggagcaaatCCAAGCTGGCGCATACCTCGCGATCGGTATCATGAATACTAACGTTAGGACGGACTCCGAGCCCGCGATGGCCCTGTTGGCTGATCCCGACAAGCTTGCGCACAAGAACCCGCTCATCCGCGTAGCTACCATTATGGGTCTCGGACTGGCATACGCAGGGTCCTGCAAGGAGGAGCTTCTCTCGTTCTTGGTCAACATTATCAGCGACCCTGAGGAGAGCATGCAGGTGTCGGCTATGGCTGCCCTGGCCTGCGGTATGATCTTTGTCGGCTCCTCCAATTCCGAAGTCAGCGAGGCCATCGTGACTACCTTGTTGGACGaagaaagtggaagccgCCTCAATGACAAATGGTCCAGGTTCCTTGCGCTTGGCTTGGGTCTCCTCTATTTTGGTCGCCAGGAACAGGTGGACGTTATTCTTGAGACGTTGAAGGCGGTTGAGCACCCTATGGCGAAGCCAACTGCTGTTCTTGCTGAGATTTGCGCCTGGGCTGGCACCGGTGCCGTCCTCAAGATTCAGGAGCTCCTTCACATTTGCAACGAGCACATtgaggatggagaggagaagaagggcgaggagTTGCTTCAGGCCTATGCCGTTCTGGGTATTGGCTTGATTGCCATGGGCGAAGATGTTGGACAGGAAATGGTTCTCCGCCATTTTGGTCACCTTATGCACTACGGCGAAGCTAACATCCGACGAGCGGTGCCGCTGGCTATGGGTCTTATCAGCCCCAGCAACCCTCAAATGAAGGTTTACGACACTCTGTCACGGTACAGCCACGACAATGACAATGAAGTGGCCATCAACGCCATTTTTGCTATGGGTCTCCTGGGTGCCGGTACGAACAACGCTAGACTTGCCCAGCTGCTCCGTCAGCTGGCTAGCTACTATCACAGAGATCAGGAGTCTTTGTTCATGGTCCGTATCGCACAAGGTCTCTTGCACATGGGCAAGGGCACTCTTTCCGTCAGCCCCTTCCACACAGATCGTCAAGTGCTTTCAAACGTGGCGACGGCTGGTCTCCTCGCTGTCTTGGTCGCCATGATTGATGCCAAGCAGTTTATTACATCGAAGTCTCACTATCTCCTCTACTGGATTGTGACAGCAATGCACCCTCGCATGCTTGTTACCCTGGATGAGGACTTGAAACCTTTGACAGTGAACGTTCGTGTTGGTCAGGCTGTTGATGTGGTGGGTCAGGCTGGTCGCCCCAAGACCATCACTGGCTGGCAGACCCAGAGCACACCGGTACTGCTGGGCTATGGTGAGCGTGCTGAGCTTGAGGATGACCAATACATCAGCCTTAGCAGCACCCTTGAGGGTCTCGTCATTCTTCGCAAG AACCCCGACTGGGAGGGCGAGAAGTAG
- a CDS encoding DnaJ domain-containing protein — MATDTKDVKDVKDVKDETPADTRDALEVLESEAKEWEKDAEIDRILKAFRLDAYSVLGLKPGVTESDIKIAYRKKSLLIHPDKTKNPLAPEAFDRLKKAQTELMEEKHRKNLDEAIADARMLLIRENKWTVDSPELKTAEFEKKWQEKTKFVLIENEQRRRRQLKAQMQEEGREQRKADEEAEQRKRKRQHEEDWEKTRDQRIDSWRAFQKGKSGDSDKKKKKKLKPIG; from the exons ATGGCGACAGACACTAAGGACGTGAAGGACGTTAAAGACGTCAAAGACGAAACTCCTGCCGACACTCGGGATGCGCTTGAAGTGCTGGAATCTGAAGCCAAGGAGTGGGAGAAG GATGCCGAGATCGACCGTATCTTGAAAGCCTTCCGGCTCGACGCCTACTCAGTCCTCGGCCTCAAGCCCGGCGTGACCGAATCCGACATCAAGATTGCTTACCGCAAAAAGTCCCTGCTGATCCATCCCGACAAGACCAAAAACCCCTTGGCGCCTGAGGCGTTCGATAGACTGAAGAAGGCGCAAACGGAGCTAATGGAGGAGAAGCACCGCAAGAACCTAGACGAAGCTATCGCGGACGCGCGCATGCTGCTGATCCGCGAGAACAAATGGACGGTCGACAGCCCTGAGCTCAAGACGGCCGAGTTTGAAAAGAAGTGGCAGGAAAAGACCAAGTTTGTGCTGATCGAGAACGAGCAGCGACGACGCAGACAGCTCAAGGCGCAGATGCAGGAGGAAGGCCGCGAGCAGCGGAAAGCTGACGAGGAGGCTGAGCAGCGCAAGCGCAAGAGGCAGCACGAAGAGGACTGGGAAAAGACGAGAGACCAGCGCATCGATAGTTGGCGCGCGTTTCAAAAGGGCAAGTCTGGGGATTCggataagaaaaagaaaaagaagttgAAGCCTATTGGCTGA
- a CDS encoding norsolorinic acid reductase, which translates to MALPMAPPPKGPLGRYRLLSPTASVRVSPLCLGSMNFGDSWQDYMGECNQETTESILDFYYENGGNFIDTANNYQKEESEKWIGEWMKKRGIRDQLVIATKYTTNFRAGHGETEIMANFGGNGTKSMRVSVEASLKKLQTDYIDLLYVHWWDFATSIPELMQSLNQLVTSGKVLYLGVSDTPAWVVSKANQYARDHALRQFCIYQGRWSAASRDFERDIIPMCRDEGMGLAPWGALGGGSFKSEEQRQQQANEGRKIKATEEQIKISRALEKIAQRKNTAITSVALAYVMHKAPYVFPIVGGRSVEHLKGNIEALTLALSDKDIDEIESAVPFDIGFPSSFLYGEKVPAHPSQVWLMGMAGTYDYVPVPKPIVPAAENGQ; encoded by the exons ATGGCCCTCCCTATGGCGCCTCCCCCCAAGGGGCCCCTCGGCCGCTATCGTTTGCTGTCCCCTACTGCATCCGTCCGTGTCAGTCCGCTTTGTCTGGGGTCGATGAACTTTGGCGATTCGTG GCAAGATTATATGGGAGAGTGCAATCAAGAGACTACGGAGAGCATTTTGGACTTTTACTATGAGAACGGAG GTAACTTCATTGATACTGCCAACAACTACCAGAAGGAGGAATCTGAGAAATGGATTGGGGAGTGGATGAAGAAACGGGGAATCCGAGATCAACTTG TCATCGCAACCAAATATACCACCAACTTCAGAGCTGGCCATGGTGAAACAGAGATCATGGCCAATTTCGGAGGCAACGGCACCAAGAGTATGCGTGTCTCAGTTGAGGCCAGTTTGAAGAAGCTCCAGACGGATTATATCGATCTC CTCTACGTTCACTGGTGGGACTTTGCCACCTCCATCCCCGAGCTGATGCAGTCCCTGAACCAGCTCGTCACCAGCGGCAAGGTTCTCTACTTGGGTGTTAGCGACACCCCGGCTTGGGTAGTCAGCAAGGCCAACCAATACGCGCGCGATCACGCACTTCGGCAGTTCTGCATTTACCAAGGCCGGTGGTCCGCCGCCTCGCGCGACTTTGAGCGGGACATCATTCCCATGTGCCGGGACGAAGGCATGGGGCTCGCGCCCTGGGGGGCCCTCGGGGGCGGCAGCTTCAAATCGGAGGAGCAGCGCCAGCAGCAAGCCAACGAAGGCCGCAAGATCAAGGCGACCGAGGAGCAGATCAAAATCAGCCGGGCTCTGGAGAAGATTGCGCAGCGTAAGAACACAGCCATCACCTCCGTCGCCCTGGCGTACGTGATGCACAAGGCTCCGTACGTGTTCCCGATTGTTGGCGGCCGGTCGGTCGAGCACCTGAAGGGTAACATTGAGGCGCTCACGCTGGCGTTGTCGGACAAGGATATCGACGAGATTGAGAGCGCGGTTCCGTTCGATATTGGGTTTCCTAGCTCATTCTTGTATGGAGAGAAGGTTCCTGCGCACCCCAGTCAGGTTTGGTTGATGGGTATGGCGGGCACATATGATTATGTCCCGGTGCCGAAGCCTATCGTGCCAGCGGCGGAAAATGGTCAGTAG